TTTTTTGTCTGTTTGTTTATGTCAAATATACCggctaaaattctaaaaaaatagacagaaggACCAAAGGAATAATAACGATAAAAAGATGAGACTAATAATTTATTTACTCTATTTACTATataaaaccatattttttatttttcaaaatcataattttttgagttttctctttctaaacatcaactttctctctcataaaaaacaacacttaaatatCTGCAAATTGACGAAACTACATAACATATCTATATGTAATTAATCCTagcatttattattatttttactttttttatcatATGGTTTTGTAGGTTGGTGACTGATATTCCAGCAACAACAGGGACAGATTTTGGTCAAGAAATAATGTTCTATGAGAGTCCAAGACCATTAACAGGAATACATAGATTTGTATTCATATTATATCGGCAATTAGGAAGACAAACAGTGTTTGCACCTGCTTACCGTCATAATTTCAGTTGTAGAAACTTTTCACAGGACTATAATCTTGGCTCTCCAGTTGCTgctgtttattttaattgccaGAGGGAAGGTGGCACTGGAGGAAGGAGACATTACAGGAATTAATAATTGGATTAGTTGCATATAGATGTAATGTGGTTTCGTCGATTTACTAATAAGTATTTGTGGTATTTTTTTGGGCAAACACAGTCTT
The window above is part of the Euphorbia lathyris chromosome 3, ddEupLath1.1, whole genome shotgun sequence genome. Proteins encoded here:
- the LOC136224795 gene encoding protein RICE FLOWERINGUS T 1-like; translation: MKSYLILKTLEEAIEIISFSCPLVKAYAGNCCLYRWIRLVTDIPATTGTDFGQEIMFYESPRPLTGIHRFVFILYRQLGRQTVFAPAYRHNFSCRNFSQDYNLGSPVAAVYFNCQREGGTGGRRHYRN